In the Anoplopoma fimbria isolate UVic2021 breed Golden Eagle Sablefish chromosome 7, Afim_UVic_2022, whole genome shotgun sequence genome, one interval contains:
- the LOC129093823 gene encoding butyrophilin subfamily 2 member A2-like, with amino-acid sequence MTFEWARPDLNPRFVHVWHERQDLYLNQHPSYKGRTSVSVNQLKHGDVSLTLHKVKLSDEGTYRCYFPDSDKDSTVQLVVGVSSSPFVSLSGIDRSSSGVVLDCESRGWYPEPEVLWLDAEGNLLSAGPTETVRGPDDLYTVSSRVTVEKRHSNSFTCRVQQKNTNQTRETHITVPDDFFVAPCSSVVCISLVVSFTCVLAVVFAVWRWRRNKNKTMMDDQRERQQLMAESEKRKEKEHGDMVGALMKQEEELKKQRDRLKGQQEKMERLVGDNEMKLEKRELDQLELDTEKLLVMTKSVIDEVTDRKTTTQNHMEEENK; translated from the exons ATGACGTTTGAGTGGGCGAGACCTGACTTGAATCCCAGATTTGTCCATGTGTGGCACGAACGTCAAGACCTTTACTTGAACCAGCATCCGTCCTACAAAGGACGAACATCGGTGTCCGTCAACCAACTGAAGCACGGAGACGTTTCGCTGACTCTCCACAAAGTAAAACTCTCTGATGAGGGAACATACAGATGTTACTTTCCAGATTCGGATAAAGACTCGACTGTGCAGCTTGTTGTTG GGGTTTCTTCATCGCCCTTCGTCAGTCTATCAGGAATCGACAGATCCTCCAGTGGAGTGGTGTTAGACTGTGAGTCCAGAGGCTGGTATCCAGAGCCGGAGGTGTTGTGGCTGGACGCTGAGGGaaacctcctctctgctggacctacagagacagtcagaggtCCTGATGACCTCTATactgtcagcagcagagtgactgTGGAGAAGAGACACAGCAACAGCTTCACCTGTAGAGTCCAACAGAAGAACACCAACCAgaccagagagacacacatcacTGTTCCAG ATGATTTCTTCGTGGCTCCGTGTAGTTCTGTTGTTTGCATCAGTTTGGTCGTTTCCTTCACGTGTGTTCTTGCTGTTGTCTTTGCTGTATGGAGATGGAGgcgaaacaaaaaca AAACCATGATGGATGACCAAAGAGAACGACAGCAGCTCATGGCAGAGagtgagaagaggaaagagaaagaacatGGAGATATGGTGGGTGCACTGatgaaacaggaggaggaattGAAGAAGCAGAGAGATCGACTGAAAGGGCAacaggagaagatggagagactGGTGGGGGACAATGAGATGAAGCTTGA AAAGAGGGAACTTGACCAACTAGAGCTGGATACAGAGAAACTGTTAGTGATGACAAAGAGTGTAATTGATGAAGTAACAGACAGGAAGACTACAACACAGAACCACatggaggaagaaaacaaataa
- the LOC129093772 gene encoding low affinity immunoglobulin gamma Fc region receptor II-a-like has protein sequence MRTLREITPRSISNWAPSAGSGTINPAFSSDSGAYWCEDGDGLRSSALNISVTAGSVILESPVLPVKEGVDVTMYCKKNKSPGDLIADFYKDGVRIRTSYKGNLIIYNVSTSDEGLYKCHNSGSGESAESLLSVRERHEEETPSPPPPKFPTVLWIVVPVLLVALLLFVFVCGVLHCKKHKVSRGESLVDPNNATYAVVKKPRRGTVLGGDDVVDSHQATYADIQKPRKEKVTGGGDLVDPHHVTYAMVKRKEKEPKISKASTKPRLPEESTVYSAINIAVGRADTPD, from the exons ATGAGGACACTCCGGGAAATCACTCCGAGAAGCATTTCTAACTGGGCGCCATCAGCAGGATCTGGCACCATTAACCCTGCCTTCTCATCAGACAGTGGAGCGTACTGGTGTGAAGATGGAGACGGACTGAGAAGCAGTGCTCTCAACATCTCTGTCACTG CTGGTTCTGTGATCCTGGAGAGTCCTGTTCTGCCGGTGAAGGAGGGAGTCGATGTGACAATGTACtgcaaaaagaataaaagtccTGGTGACCTCATAGCTGATTTCTATAAAGATGGCGTCCGCATCAGGACCAGCTATAAAGGAAACTTGATCATCTACAACGTTTCCACATCAGATGAAGGACTCTACAAGTGTCACAACTCTGGATCTGGAGAATCAGCAGAGAGCCTGCTGTCTGTTAGAG AACGTCATGAAGAAGagactccttctcctcctccacctaaGTTCCCCACCGTGCTGTGGATCGTTGTCCCTGTTTTGCTGGTGGCCctgctgctttttgtgtttgtttgtggagtactacactgcaaaaaacacaaag TATCAAGAGGTGAAAGTTTAGTTGATCCAAACAATGCAACATATGCTGTTGTCAAAAAACCAAGAAGGGGAACAG TCTTGGGTGGTGATGATGTGGTTGATTCACACCAAGCGACATATGCTGATATCCAAAAACCGAGGAAGGAGAAAG tCACAGGCGGTGGTGATTTGGTGGATCCTCATCATGTGACATATGCGATGGTgaaaaggaaggagaaag AACCCAAAATTTCTAAAGCATCTACCAAGCCACGTCTACCAGAAGAGAGCACTGTCTATTCTGCAATAAACATTGCTGTTG GGAGAGCAGACACACCTGActga